The sequence TGGGGCACAGGTAGACCTGGGCCAAATCGGGCTGGAGCTGAAGCCCATTTCGGTCCCGGGTGTCGAGGCGACGGCGGAGAAGCCGGCAGTCAGCTACCAGGTTGACAAGAAGGTCGTTGACGTCAGCCGACTTCCCAACGCGTCGTCGGGCACAGCCGTTGACGCCTTGCGCGACGTGCCGTCGGTGAAGGTGGACATCGAGGACAACGTTACCCTGCGCGGCAGTTCGAACTTCAAGGTGCTGATTGACGGCAAGCCGACGTTGCTCGACCCCAACGAGGTGTTGAAGCAGACTCCGGCCCAGACCATCGACAAGATAGAGATCATCACCAACCCCTCGGCCAAGTACGAGCCGGACGGCGCTGCCGGCATAGTCAACATCCTGCTCAAGAAGCAGAAGGGCCGGGGAACCAGCGCGCTGGTCAATGCGAACGCGGGCCTGAAGGGCCGCTACGGCGTCGACGCCCTGCTCAGCTACAAGCGGGGAATAGCCAACGTGTACGCCGGCGGGAATGTCCGCCGCTACACCTCTGACTGGAACTCAGGGGATTCGACGTGGATGTTCGGTGCGGCCGACACATATGTCAGAACCAGCGTCGGCGCGGGCGGCTGGTCCGGCATTACCGGCGCGGGCCGGGCCGGGATTGACCTGACGTTCAGTCCCCGTGACAAGTCGAGCATCTCCGGACGGTTCGGCAGCTTCGACGGCCTCACCGTATCCGGCTCGGACCGATTCGAGTCTCTGCCCAGCGATTCCTCGCGACGCTACCGCGTCGCCAGCAACTGGAGCTACTCCCGGCTCTTCTACTTCCTCACTGCCGACCACGAGCATCTCTTCGACACGAGCGGGCACAAGCTGACGGCGAGCGCATACGTTGTGAACAACACCGGCGGCAGCTACTCGGCGAATGCCGACATGGACTCGGTTGGGGGAGACACCACGGGCGGGCGCAGCAGCGACGAGCTGGGCCCGATGACCCGCGCCAGCCTCGACCTGGGCTACACGCTGCCCTTGCGGCAGAAGGAAAAGCTCGAGGCCGGGTTCCAGAGCCGGCTGGATGGTACGGACCAGGACCTGAAGGTCAGCCTCTACGATACGGCGACGCGTGCCTGGGTCCGGGATGCGCGTTCCAGCCACAAGTATGGCGGCGGCCAGAGCATCCAGTCGTTATATGCGACGTACTCGTGGAGCTGGCGCGAGCTGGGCCTGCAGCCCGGGCTGAGGGGCGAGTACGGAACCCGGGTCGTCAGAGTAACGGACATGGACACGACGTGGCCGGTGACGCGCTGGGACTATTTCCCGAGCCTGCACGCGAGCTACGGGCTGGGCGCGGGCAAGCAGGTCACGGCCAGCTACTCGCGTCGCATAGACCGTCCCGACGCCTGGTACCTGCGCCCGGTCGAGCTGTGGTACGACAAGAACTGGGTGAGTATCGGCAATCCACTGCTGCGGCCTTCGTTCACCAATTCCTGGGAGGCGGGGTGCGAACTTCCGTTCGGAGCCAACTTCCTGTCGGCTGAGGCATACTACCGGACTACAACCGACATAGTCGAGTGGGTGAACCGGCGGGACACGACGAACCCGACAGTGTTGCGCCAGACGGCAGAGAACGTCGGGCGCGACCGCTCAGTCGGCGTGGAGGTGACGGCGAACGTGTCTCCATTCAAGTGGTTCACCGCGTACGTGACCGGGGACTTCTACGACTACCGGGAGATTGCGGCGCTGCTCGGTGATGATTCCATTCGCAGCACATTCACGTGGAGCAGCTCGGCCAACCTGACATTTCGTCCGGCAACGAACACGCAGGTCCAGCTCAACGGCTACTACTCGGGTCCGAGTATCACCGCCACGAGCAGGTCCGATGGATGGCTCGGCGCCAACCTGGCGGTGAAACAGAGTCTGTTCAACCGCGCGCTTTCGATCACCCTGCGCCTCAGCAACCTGCTCGGTTCTCGGATTCAGAACTGGAAGACAGACGGTGCGGGGTTTCGTACGGTCACGTCCTACGGTACAGAGGGTTTGACTGTTTCGCTGGCGCTCAGCTACAACTTCAACAACTTCAAGCTCGACCCGAAGATGCGGGCGGGCGAGGGAATCGAGCAGGAAGGTACGGGCGGCGGGGCCGGCGGTCCGCAGCGCTAGCGGGCGACGGCCGGCGTTGGGCGTCCTATCGCGCGAGCAGGAACTTGACCGGCCTGCGCTGGGATTGGCCGCGCACTTCGGCGAAGTAGACGCCGGCAGGCAGTCGGGAGACATCGAGCGTGACTCTGCCCTGTCCGACCTCGGCCGCCGTGAAGTTCCGTGTGCACCTGGCTCTGCCACTTACGTCCAGAATGGCGACCTGACACTGCGCGTGGGCGGGACCCAAGTCAAGCAGCAGAATGTCGGCGGCAACCGTGCCGAGCACTCTCAGGTCGGACGGCATCTTGCTCGAGATTCCGCCTTCCTCAACTCCTTGTCCGTAGTACTGAATTATGCAGAAACCGGCGAGATCGGCTACGTAGGCGATGTTGTCCCGCACGGAGACGTGATAGGCCCAGCGCGGCGTGTTGTAGTATCCGGTCAGCATAGGATGTGCCGGGTCTGTAGCATCGTAGACGCCGAGGCCGTCGTCGCCGAGTGCCACGAAGACCATCGTGGACATCGCGTCGATGCCCCAACTCACGGCTGGCAGAGGCAGTGATTCGTATGCAACCGGATTCGGCTTGCGCGGATCGCTCACGTCCAGGATGCCGAATCCTTGAACATCCGAATAGTAGACGTAATCACCGCGCACAACGAGATCGACGGCCGCAGCGTATGGAGTCGGACAGGAGGCGGCGATCACCGGGTTCGTCGGATCCGAGACGTCAACAACCTGGATTCCTCCGTACCAGTCGGCTACGTAGCAGTAGTTACCGGATAGGTCCAGACCAAACGCGCTGTTGGGAAGCTTGAGCTTGGCGACCTGCGTCGGCTGAGCTGGCGCGGAGACATCGATGATGCGCAGATACTCTCCTACCGAGACGTAGGCAAGACCAGACCGAACCGCAACGTCGTGCCCATAGCCCAGACTGTCAATCAGACCGATGATCACCGGATTTCGCGGGTCCGAGACGTCGATGACCTGGAAGAAGTTACTGTTGTAGATTGCAGCGTAGACATATGGCCACTCGACGAATAGACGCCCTATTCGAGAAGTGTCGCCAGTTTCACCCAGCAGATAGATGTTGGACGGATCGGCAATGCTATAGACCTCGACTCCGCCGCCCTTCACGCCCGCGAATGCGAACGTGTCGACCGTTACCACCACCTCGGTGTTGAGCGGCAACGAGAATGAGCCGGCCAGCGCCGGACTTGCGGGGTCGGACACGTCAATGACCCGAAACCCTCCTTTGGGATCCGACCGTTCCAGGACTGTGTACAACAGACTCGCTTTGGCAGCGATCCCGTAGAACGCCATGTTACGCGGCGGCCGGTATGTGGATACAAGGTAGGGGTGCGCCGGGTCGCTGACATCGACTACCTTGATCTGGGGAGGATTCGCAATCGTTGCATAGGCAAAGTCCCCGGAGATGGCAAGTCCGTCCATCCACCACCCGGCTCCAAATGACGACGACAATCTGGCCGGGTTGGTCGGGTCCGCAACACTCAACACAACGAGACCGCTTTCGGCGAACGCAACGTACAACAGAGAGTCACGGACCCTGAAGCTCTGAGCATAGCTACCGTTAAGCTCGTACGCGCCGATTTCGCAGGGATTCAGCGGGTCGGAGACGTCAGCAACTCTGACGCCGCCTGTTCTGGCAGACACGTAGAGAAGACCCCCGCGCAACTCCACGCAGACCGCCCCACTGGGAACGGGCAGCATGGCGACCTCGCCCGGACTCCCCGGGTCTACAAAGTCCACCACCCGCACTCCGCCGTCGGAACAGGCGACATATGCATACCTGCCGTCAAAGGCAGTACCGAAGGAGCGGCCCGGTATTCGGCAACGCCCGAGAAACCAGGGCCGCGACAGGTCGGATATGCTGTACAGCGCGACGCCTGCCTCGTCCTCGCCCACGCACAACACCGTGTCGTGGACGGAGAAGAAGAGCGGTAGACCGGGGGTCTGAAGCTCACCGACCTCGGCAATGTTGCCAGGGTCCTTCACGTTCAAGATAATCAGGCCACCGCCGGCGTTGACATACGCGAGTGTATCGTTCACCAGGTCCCGTGGCATCTCACCTGCGCCGAAGGGCCACCGGCCAATCATCCGGCAGGCGCTGGAATCAGGAGCTAGGCTTACTACGGCAGTCAGTACCAGAGTGAGTGTTGTGATCATGGTCCTGTCGGGAGGGCACGGACGAATCCGCGCCCTCCCATCCAGACTAGCCCATCACGCTACCAGGCGAGCCCGTACAGAAGCCATATGTTGACTTCCATCGCGAGCGTCTGCCCCGGCCCGCGGCCGTATTCCTTTGGAGTCAAGTAGACTGGCGAGACCGTGGCGGCCCCTGCGCCTTCAGGTACGGGTGGTTCATCGTACGGTTGAGACGGGAAGTGCTCTATAACCGGCGGACTCCAGCACATGCCGGACATGTAGTACTTGTGGTCTTCAGGAATGTAGATGTAGTCGTAGTTCTTGTTCATGACGTACCAGTTGCTGTAGTAGGGATGTATGTGATTCGACCACCAGGCAGTATGAACCCATCGTTTGATATCCGGGTCGTCCTCGGCTCTGCCCCTTACCCATGACCAGTGTGCCGGTGACCAGTCCTCATACCGCACGCCGCCCCGGATTCCCTCCGGGACTTGAGGGGGTTGGCTGACCAAGTCCCCAGTCGCGGCCACGTAGTTCTCTGCCGCGATGCTATCTTCCCACACCTCCTCGACGGCCTCGACGCCCTCCAGTGCAAAGGCGTTCGTCGCCAGAGGCAGAAGACACCCGGCGCACAGCAGAACCAGCGCCAGTGTCGCTTGGCTATGTCTTGACATCCTTATCTCCTTACAGCCGGGTCTTGTTTGTCCGACTGCAGGCCTAATATACTCTCTCTCTCTCTGTGTGTCAAGGAAGACAGCGCAAGACCAACACAGCGCGTAAGTATCCTATTCTAACTAATTTAGCGACTAGTGCGAGCGCGGATTGCGCCCGCCACGAGATGAACTTCGGAGGGGTAACGTCATCTGCTCGTCCCGGGATTTCGGGGGATCTCGAGGGCACAGTGTCTGGTTGGTATTGACGCGTGCGAGCGGATAGTTAAACACAGGTTTCTACACGGTGAGCTGGGATGCGAGAGACAGCCATGGCAGGTAGGTGCCGCGCGGGGTCTACTTCTATCGCCTCGACACGCCGGGATTCCGGGCGGTGAAGAAGGCGGTGGTGGCGAGGTGAGCGGCAAGTAGACAGAATGCAGTAGACAGGATACAGGGAGGGGCGGGCGAAAGCCCGCCCCTTTGCATCCACCAAACGTTGCGGGCGGCGGGGGTAGTTCTGGCTAGGTCCGAGCTATACTCTCGTCGACCAGCGCGGTGATTCGTTCGCGGAGTGTGGCCCGAACCGGCAGGGCTTCGATCCCGATGTCTGCCGTCCAGCGTTCCAGTTCCTCAAGCTTGGGCTTGAGCTTGTGCTCGTCCTTGCTGCGAGTGAGTAACCGCCAGAGCTTCCTCGCGTAGACTCGCGTCCAGGCCGCCTCGACTGAGGCCGGCTTGATGCCGGCGGACGAGAGCTCAGTCTCCACCAGCCGATTCAGCTGGCGTTGCGCTTCCTGGCCTCGCGCGTACGCCCGGACGCGGGCAAGTCGCTTGCGTACCGGCTCTGTTGTCAGTTTGGCCCGCAGGACGTGATGGTCGTACTTCTCGACCGCTCCGGCCACGCGCCACGACAGCTTCTTGGCGAGGCTCCGCACCCGCTTGTACCCGCGCTGCTCCAGCACGGTGGGCTGAAAGGTATAGGCATTGAGCAGGTCGGCGATGTCGGCGAACGAGGCCCGGCACGCCCGCAGATAGTCGGCCACAAAGCCGAGAGAAGGATAGGGGGCCTTGCCAAGCTCCACCTTGCCGATGAGTTGGTGATTGCCTTTGCCTTGCCTCCCCATCAGTACCACTAGCTCCTGCTGGGTCATGCCTTCTCGGAACCGGAGTTCGCGCAGCCTCAATCCCATTTCGGGCGTGAACCTGAACATCTCTTTCGACCTGCTCATATTGACCGCATGATACCAATAGGACTCATGCGGGTCAATGGCATGAATGGGGGATAAGACGCGGTATCAGAGGAGGTTGGGGTCGCTATGCGAGTCGGCCTGGGGGTCGCTCCGGGGACGGCCCGGAGGGCGGTCTGCGGTGTTGTCTGGGAGTGAGTCCCGAAAGCCATTCAGACGGCTATTCTTGGGGTGATTGAGAAAGCGAAATGCAGGCCAGTTCGGAACGCGCTTCGGGACGCAACGCCCTGCGCTACCCCGATTTCTGCTCTATCCGCTATCTGTTCAGCAGCCCCGAGTGTCGCCTAGCGGGTCACTTGTACGACAACCTGCGAGACTGCTTGGAGGGCGATTCGTTCGACTATCTACAGGGCAATTCGCGGAGCTGCGTGGCGGCTAGCAGTCGGGACTGGGGTGAGAGACGGAGGATTGGCTGTCCGGGCGACTATCCGTCCATCCGTAGTTGCCGTCCGTATCTCTGGATTCTGATCTCTGGATTCTGGTTTCTGGACTCTGAGCTCTGGACTATCCGAACCCGAAAGCGCTACGGCAGGTCGGCGGACTTGAGCTCGAACCTCCACGTCGGCGACGTGAAGCCCTCACCCTTCACCGCGCCTATTCCTTTCGCATAGCACACCCGATAGTACAACTGCCCGAGCAGTCCGTAGTAGTTCACCTCGTAGCAGTTCTTGAATGTGCCGGCCGGCAGGATAACGTCCGTCTTCCCAGCCACTACTGCCGAGTCGGTCCAGAGCGCGTAGGTCCAACGCCATACCGCTACCGAATCCAAGGGCTGCACCACTACCGCAAGGGGCGTCAGTCCGCCCCTGGACCCGAGCCAGGTGGTATCTCCGCTCACCGTGTAGAAACAGGAAGTATCGCCGTCGAGATTGTTGAAGGGGAAGACGTTCGCAAGCGTTACCCCGCTGTCGGTGACCGCCTTCGCGTAGTGCTTCACCTCGCCGACCTCCGTCACAGTCACGCTGAAGTCCCAGGTATCGCCAGCGCTCGTGAGTCTGTACGTCCACTTGCTACCGAGTTCCAGCGGAAACCAGCCCTGTGACAGCTTCTTGCGGCAGCCGAAAGACAGCAACGCCAGCGGGATGATGAACAGGAACGTGAGAAGCCTGATGCGTCCGGTCGTCATCGTGCGAATTCTAGACATCCCAACCGCTGATGTCAATGACGCTGCTTGATGAAGGCATGCCTGTTCGTTCGGGCGTGAGCACATAAATGTCCTACTTCCTCTGCTCAATCTCACGGAGCGCGCACCCTGCGGCTACTCTCACGCTTTCCTCGCTGTCTTGGGCGAGACCCTTTAGCAGCAGCCTTGAGCGGTCATCGCCGATCGCCCTAAGTACGCTCACGGCTTTCCGTCGAGCATCCGACACGTAGTACCACCGGAGGACATCATCTTCACTCTTCGGCTGCCGGAGCCCTAGGACTTCTTGTGCGACTTCGAACGCCAACTCCGTGTCCGTGCCAACCAGACGCAAAGCTGCGCCCGCGCGTAGCTCAGGGTTCCGAGATTGCGTCGCCTTTCGGAAGTATCGATAGATAGTGTCGAGGTCCTCGGGGCGGTCACGGTAGGCGTCGATGGACGTGCCGACGGCCCGGAAGGCGTTCGATGGAATCGCTCCGGGATCGCTATCTCCCAGCGCGAGCACTGATCTGAACACGGGCAGTGCTGCATGCAAATCACCGAGCTGGAACAGCGCAGCCGCCGCGCCCAACTGGACAGCTCTGTTCATCACCAGTGTGTTTCCGGCGCCTGTTGCCCGGGCCGCAAAACGGCGCTCCAGAGTGAGATTCTGCTTCAAGACGGGAATAGCGCTCCTTGCTCCCATGCTGCCGAGGAAGTCCGCAGCGATCAGCAGAGCATCGCGCGTCTGCCGCGCCCCGGTGTCCGACAGCATCTCAATCATCGTCGGTATTGCCCGCGGGTCCCGGGAGCTGGCAATCCACTGCATCAGTTGCTCATACCTGAATGTCGAGTTCTGCGCTGCTGGCTGATGAAGCTGTTTGATGTAGCTGGGGAGATTGCGTCGATGAGATTCCCGCATCTTCTTGGTGAGGTCCGGCTCTTGGTCCGCTGCCAGCGCCGTGACGACTGTCATGGAGGATAGCAGCGCAGCTGTTATTGAAAGCCACGTCGTGCGCATCCGCATCGGACCGACCAGCTTACTCAGTCCGGCCGGGTGATGTTGAGAAGCGGTATCTGAGTCGTGCGTCTATCTCGACACGCCAACCGGGGCGACTTGGTAGATGGCTGGCCGATAGCGCGGCTTTGGAACCGGTTTGCGCAGGCGCTTGGCAGCCGACAGCCAAGCAGCCTTGGCCTTCTCGACCTCGGCTAGCGCCTCCTCAGGCGTGCTGCCGAACGCCGAGCAGGAATCAAGGTCCGGGATATCGGCTATGTATCCGCCATCTTCTTCGCTGTAGAAGATGTTTATGTGATAATCCTTCATCATTGTTCCTCAAGCTTCAGATTGTGCCTCTCCACCAACCGCAGGAACTGTCGTATCTGATACGGTTTCGCCTGACCTCGCGCATCTTGGAGGTTAATGAGCTCGGGGATGCCTTCGCGCGCGAAGATATGATGGCTGCCGCTGGTTCTTCGGAGCCTGAACCCGAATCCCTCGATCAGCTTGACCATGTCTGCAAACGGGACATTGTTCAGCGAGCCATCGACCAAGCGGATCAGGAGTTGTCTGCGATTCACTGGCAATTCCTCCTCAAGAGGATAGGCTGCACTTCCTGCGTGTCAAACCACAGCGCGTCGCGTGATCACCTCAATCTCACAGAAGATGTCGTGATTTCTCTGACGTTCCGAGGAACCGAAGACGGGCGGATTACTTGCGTTTGAGGAGGAGCCGACTAGAATGGCGCGAGGAAATCACGCAACATGCAATACGCTAAATGCTCGACGCCAGACAACGGATATAGGACCTCGACGCTGTGGCTAGTTTCCGTTGCTCTTGCTTTGGTGGCAATCGCTGGGTGCGGG is a genomic window of candidate division WOR-3 bacterium containing:
- a CDS encoding type II toxin-antitoxin system HicA family toxin — its product is MNRRQLLIRLVDGSLNNVPFADMVKLIEGFGFRLRRTSGSHHIFAREGIPELINLQDARGQAKPYQIRQFLRLVERHNLKLEEQ
- a CDS encoding helix-turn-helix domain-containing protein, translating into MSRSKEMFRFTPEMGLRLRELRFREGMTQQELVVLMGRQGKGNHQLIGKVELGKAPYPSLGFVADYLRACRASFADIADLLNAYTFQPTVLEQRGYKRVRSLAKKLSWRVAGAVEKYDHHVLRAKLTTEPVRKRLARVRAYARGQEAQRQLNRLVETELSSAGIKPASVEAAWTRVYARKLWRLLTRSKDEHKLKPKLEELERWTADIGIEALPVRATLRERITALVDESIART
- a CDS encoding type II toxin-antitoxin system HicB family antitoxin; its protein translation is MKDYHINIFYSEEDGGYIADIPDLDSCSAFGSTPEEALAEVEKAKAAWLSAAKRLRKPVPKPRYRPAIYQVAPVGVSR
- a CDS encoding TonB-dependent receptor, whose protein sequence is MKRRNMYAVVLLCLAGVLKAQPGADQGAGTIRGRAFDASQGEPVEYANVVLYSLPESTQVSGTVTDKAGGFRLDGVRPGRYYVELSFIGYRDRTVKEIEVTSGAQVDLGQIGLELKPISVPGVEATAEKPAVSYQVDKKVVDVSRLPNASSGTAVDALRDVPSVKVDIEDNVTLRGSSNFKVLIDGKPTLLDPNEVLKQTPAQTIDKIEIITNPSAKYEPDGAAGIVNILLKKQKGRGTSALVNANAGLKGRYGVDALLSYKRGIANVYAGGNVRRYTSDWNSGDSTWMFGAADTYVRTSVGAGGWSGITGAGRAGIDLTFSPRDKSSISGRFGSFDGLTVSGSDRFESLPSDSSRRYRVASNWSYSRLFYFLTADHEHLFDTSGHKLTASAYVVNNTGGSYSANADMDSVGGDTTGGRSSDELGPMTRASLDLGYTLPLRQKEKLEAGFQSRLDGTDQDLKVSLYDTATRAWVRDARSSHKYGGGQSIQSLYATYSWSWRELGLQPGLRGEYGTRVVRVTDMDTTWPVTRWDYFPSLHASYGLGAGKQVTASYSRRIDRPDAWYLRPVELWYDKNWVSIGNPLLRPSFTNSWEAGCELPFGANFLSAEAYYRTTTDIVEWVNRRDTTNPTVLRQTAENVGRDRSVGVEVTANVSPFKWFTAYVTGDFYDYREIAALLGDDSIRSTFTWSSSANLTFRPATNTQVQLNGYYSGPSITATSRSDGWLGANLAVKQSLFNRALSITLRLSNLLGSRIQNWKTDGAGFRTVTSYGTEGLTVSLALSYNFNNFKLDPKMRAGEGIEQEGTGGGAGGPQR